In Rhodococcus pseudokoreensis, the DNA window CCGAACGCTACATTGGAATCTCGTCGTTGTCGAAAATGATTGTCATAACCTTCTCGCGTAGTTATCGCAGAGGGCAGAGAGGAACGCCCATGTCGGCGCACTGCCAGGTGACCGGACGCCAGCCAGGATTCGGCAAGTCCGTGTCCCACTCCCACAAGCGCACCAACCGGCGCTGGGATCCGAACATCCAGAAGAAGACGTATCTCCTGCCCAGCGAGGGCAGGCGGATCACCCTCACGCTCTCCGCGAAGGGCATCAAGACCGTCGACCGGG includes these proteins:
- the rpmB gene encoding 50S ribosomal protein L28, whose translation is MSAHCQVTGRQPGFGKSVSHSHKRTNRRWDPNIQKKTYLLPSEGRRITLTLSAKGIKTVDRDGIEAVVARIRARGEKV